One Nocardioidaceae bacterium SCSIO 66511 genomic window carries:
- a CDS encoding MerR family transcriptional regulator yields MTTANERSSDNPPEPEITIDELATRVGMTVRNVRAYASRGLIPPPRLEGRTGYYGEAHVRRLQLVRELVDRGYTLAAVEKALLARPDDSAAHALDLLEVIDAPLRTAEEPELVSVDTLLALSGLERDEHLIERLVELDLAERRENDQLLLRRPTVVRAGTQAIAIGLQPDTVFNMLPAMSEQLRSVAELFVDEVRTQIWQPFVEKDMPDDQWDAVLRVISVLMPVAGQAVLSVFRHELAAAISAAMGDELDQLAGSDDSAS; encoded by the coding sequence ATGACGACCGCCAACGAGCGATCCTCCGACAATCCGCCGGAGCCGGAGATCACGATCGACGAGCTCGCGACGCGCGTCGGTATGACCGTACGAAACGTACGCGCGTATGCGAGCCGCGGGCTCATTCCACCGCCACGTCTCGAGGGGCGTACTGGCTACTACGGCGAAGCGCACGTACGCCGGCTGCAGCTCGTCCGCGAGCTCGTCGATCGCGGTTACACGCTCGCGGCCGTCGAGAAGGCCCTGCTGGCGCGGCCAGACGACTCGGCCGCGCATGCGCTCGATCTGCTCGAGGTGATCGACGCACCGCTACGTACCGCCGAGGAACCCGAACTGGTCAGTGTCGACACGCTGCTGGCGCTCTCGGGACTCGAACGCGACGAGCACCTCATCGAACGACTGGTCGAGCTCGACCTCGCGGAGCGCCGCGAGAACGACCAGCTGCTGCTCCGCCGGCCGACCGTCGTCCGGGCCGGCACCCAGGCGATCGCCATCGGCCTGCAGCCAGACACTGTTTTCAACATGCTCCCGGCCATGTCCGAGCAGCTGCGCTCCGTCGCCGAGCTGTTCGTCGACGAGGTGCGTACCCAGATCTGGCAGCCGTTCGTCGAGAAGGACATGCCCGACGACCAGTGGGACGCCGTACTCCGGGTCATCTCGGTGCTGATGCCCGTGGCAGGACAAGCCGTGCTGTCGGTGTTCCGCCATGAGCTGGCGGCGGCCATCTCCGCGGCGATGGGCGACGAGCTCGATCAGCTGGCCGGATCCGACGACTCCGCGTCCTGA